A region of Sugiyamaella lignohabitans strain CBS 10342 chromosome A, complete sequence DNA encodes the following proteins:
- the YRB1 gene encoding Yrb1p (Ran GTPase binding protein; involved in nuclear protein import and RNA export, ubiquitin-mediated protein degradation during the cell cycle; shuttles between the nucleus and cytoplasm; is essential; homolog of human RanBP1; GO_component: GO:0005737 - cytoplasm [Evidence IEA,IEA]; GO_component: GO:0005737 - cytoplasm [Evidence IDA] [PMID 10825193]; GO_component: GO:0005634 - nucleus [Evidence IEA,IEA]; GO_component: GO:0005634 - nucleus [Evidence IDA] [PMID 10825193]; GO_function: GO:0005096 - GTPase activator activity [Evidence IEA]; GO_function: GO:0008536 - Ran GTPase binding [Evidence IDA] [PMID 7836422]; GO_process: GO:0000082 - G1/S transition of mitotic cell cycle [Evidence IMP] [PMID 10991951]; GO_process: GO:0006405 - RNA export from nucleus [Evidence IMP] [PMID 7489726]; GO_process: GO:0046907 - intracellular transport [Evidence IEA]; GO_process: GO:0043547 - positive regulation of GTPase activity [Evidence IEA]; GO_process: GO:0006606 - protein import into nucleus [Evidence IMP] [PMID 7489726]; GO_process: GO:0015031 - protein transport [Evidence IEA]; GO_process: GO:0006810 - transport [Evidence IEA]; GO_process: GO:0006511 - ubiquitin-dependent protein catabolic process [Evidence IMP] [PMID 10991951]), with the protein MSEEIKKTVEDKVEAVKEAVAPKTEEPVTKTEEDKKDGAAPASIFGSSFKPTTTGATTNVFSMFGGAKPAADAESKTSADSDKKKDEEDEDEAPESPDVHFEPVIKMEKVEVKTNEEEEEVVYKM; encoded by the coding sequence ATGTCAGAAGAGATTAAGAAGACCGTTGAAGACAAGGTCGAGGCTGTCAAGGAAGCTGTTGCTCCTAAGACTGAGGAGCCTGTTACCAAGACTGAGGAAGACAAGAAGGACGGTGCTGCTCCCGCCTCCATTTTCGGTTCCTCTTTCAAGCCCACTACCACTGGTGCTACCACCAATGTTTTCTCCATGTTCGGTGGAGCCAAGCCTGCTGCCGATGCCGAGTCTAAGACCTCTGCTGACAGcgacaagaagaaggatgAGGAGGACGAGGACGAGGCTCCTGAGTCCCCCGATGTGCACTTCGAGCCTGTAATCAAGATGGAGAAGGTCGAGGTCAAGACCaacgaagaggaagaagaggttgtTTACAAGATGTAA
- the YRB1 gene encoding Yrb1p (Ran GTPase binding protein; involved in nuclear protein import and RNA export, ubiquitin-mediated protein degradation during the cell cycle; shuttles between the nucleus and cytoplasm; is essential; homolog of human RanBP1; GO_component: GO:0005737 - cytoplasm [Evidence IEA,IEA]; GO_component: GO:0005737 - cytoplasm [Evidence IDA] [PMID 10825193]; GO_component: GO:0005634 - nucleus [Evidence IEA,IEA]; GO_component: GO:0005634 - nucleus [Evidence IDA] [PMID 10825193]; GO_function: GO:0005096 - GTPase activator activity [Evidence IEA]; GO_function: GO:0008536 - Ran GTPase binding [Evidence IDA] [PMID 7836422]; GO_process: GO:0000082 - G1/S transition of mitotic cell cycle [Evidence IMP] [PMID 10991951]; GO_process: GO:0006405 - RNA export from nucleus [Evidence IMP] [PMID 7489726]; GO_process: GO:0046907 - intracellular transport [Evidence IEA]; GO_process: GO:0043547 - positive regulation of GTPase activity [Evidence IEA]; GO_process: GO:0006606 - protein import into nucleus [Evidence IMP] [PMID 7489726]; GO_process: GO:0015031 - protein transport [Evidence IEA]; GO_process: GO:0006810 - transport [Evidence IEA]; GO_process: GO:0006511 - ubiquitin-dependent protein catabolic process [Evidence IMP] [PMID 10991951]) — protein MRRDKTLKICANHYIHPEYKLSPNVGSDRSWVYNVASDISEGEPEAQTLAIRFANADNANAFKEEFAKAQALNKEASK, from the coding sequence ATGCGTCGTGACAAGACCCTCAAGATCTGTGCCAACCACTACATCCACCCTGAATACAAGCTGTCGCCCAATGTCGGCAGTGACAGAAGTTGGGTGTACAACGTTGCCTCTGATATCAGTGAAGGTGAGCCCGAGGCCCAAACTCTGGCCATCCGTTTTGCCAACGCCGACAACGCCAATGCCTTCAAGGAGGAGTTCGCCAAGGCCCAAGCCCTCAACAAGGAGGCCAGCAAATAA